A DNA window from Leptospira selangorensis contains the following coding sequences:
- a CDS encoding amidase, which translates to MSTTKFPFDSYDSIGLADLIRKKKIQPKELLDFSEAKIDRFNPELNAVVLNTIDKAREELRSGKILKGPFYGVPLLIKDLLHHVKGQKITSGSKAYKNYIPSDDSVFVSRLRNAGFVFIGTTNVPEFALMGITEPKFHGPTRNPWDPERTPGGSSGGAGAAVASGMSSIATGSDGGGSIRIPAAYCGLFGLKPTRGRVPVRPYGRVWQGASQDHVLTKSVRDSAAVLDLVSGVGIEEAFSMEKNKTSYLSEAKKSPGKLKIAYSFTSPIGTPVNQDHIDALHDTVKLLRSLGHKLEESSPQVDGKRLAKAYVTMYFGEVASEISRLDKVLGRKAKMGDVESTTWILGLLGRSISAGEFVSAIRYWDEAAYISESFLENYDLYLTPTTAEPPAKIGELAPKLYEEIAMQIIGRIGTGKLLLASGMVDQLVEKNLSRTPFTQLANLTGQPSMSVPLSKTTLGLPIGMLFTSKRGREDVLFRLAGQLEKERPWADIKKS; encoded by the coding sequence ATGAGTACTACAAAATTTCCATTCGATTCTTATGATAGTATCGGTCTCGCTGATTTGATCCGAAAGAAGAAGATCCAGCCCAAAGAATTATTAGATTTTTCTGAAGCAAAGATTGATAGGTTCAATCCTGAATTGAACGCAGTTGTTTTGAACACGATCGACAAAGCAAGAGAAGAGTTGAGATCAGGAAAGATACTTAAGGGACCCTTTTACGGAGTTCCACTTCTTATTAAAGATTTATTACACCATGTGAAGGGGCAGAAGATCACTTCAGGCTCTAAGGCTTATAAAAATTACATTCCATCCGATGATAGTGTTTTTGTTTCCAGACTAAGAAATGCGGGATTCGTTTTTATAGGTACTACGAATGTTCCTGAATTTGCTTTGATGGGGATCACTGAGCCAAAATTTCACGGACCTACTCGAAATCCTTGGGATCCGGAAAGAACTCCCGGTGGTTCTAGCGGTGGAGCAGGAGCGGCAGTTGCATCCGGAATGAGTTCTATTGCAACAGGCTCTGATGGTGGAGGATCTATTCGGATCCCGGCTGCATATTGCGGATTATTCGGATTAAAACCAACTAGAGGAAGAGTTCCGGTCCGTCCTTACGGAAGAGTTTGGCAAGGCGCTTCTCAGGATCATGTTCTTACTAAATCTGTAAGAGACAGCGCAGCAGTTTTGGACTTAGTTTCAGGTGTTGGAATAGAAGAAGCGTTCTCCATGGAGAAAAATAAAACTTCTTATCTATCTGAAGCGAAGAAGTCACCAGGCAAACTAAAGATCGCGTATTCTTTCACTTCTCCCATTGGAACTCCTGTCAACCAAGATCATATAGACGCGTTACACGACACAGTGAAACTTCTAAGATCATTGGGTCATAAATTGGAAGAAAGTTCTCCTCAGGTAGATGGAAAACGTTTAGCAAAAGCTTACGTAACCATGTATTTCGGAGAGGTTGCTTCTGAAATTTCCCGCTTAGACAAAGTATTAGGTCGAAAGGCAAAGATGGGAGATGTGGAATCCACTACTTGGATCCTAGGATTACTCGGGAGATCCATATCAGCGGGAGAATTTGTGTCTGCGATCCGCTATTGGGATGAAGCAGCTTATATCTCGGAATCTTTTCTAGAAAATTATGATCTCTATCTGACCCCGACAACAGCAGAACCTCCTGCTAAAATTGGAGAACTTGCACCGAAACTATATGAAGAAATCGCAATGCAGATCATCGGAAGGATTGGAACAGGCAAATTACTTTTAGCAAGCGGTATGGTGGACCAACTTGTGGAAAAGAATCTATCTAGAACCCCTTTCACTCAATTGGCAAATCTAACCGGTCAACCTTCTATGTCCGTTCCACTTTCCAAAACGACTCTTGGCCTGCCGATCGGAATGTTATTCACTTCCAAAAGAGGAAGAGAAGATGTACTTTTCCGACTGGCAGGACAATTAGAAAAAGAAAGACCCTGGGCGGATATTAAGAAGTCTTAA
- a CDS encoding ankyrin repeat domain-containing protein, translating into MDLLAKYGKLRNGSWAVLVFVFSLAIEADTELDRQFLSAVKEGDLRKVELLLNQGATVDAKDDDGRTAIMLAEGEDVVEFLIKHGANINAQDVDGNSVLFYRLIPILKVKIPDMDDLAEAKRLIESGALVEYTARKGEDQKPVSLLNMAIRNQSLVLVKFLIENGANPNHDPGGIEEYPLFLAVGGASSPSNLAISEYLLANGSKAVFTSRLKDVHTPNGTYQIGARNAFHYATEPKQTDLKILDVLAKAGTNLNHRDAEGKTPLMEAIQRKNVSAAQKLIQLGSDLTLADNQGKTVLDLAKEYHLDEIERILAEKLSSKTQ; encoded by the coding sequence ATGGATTTATTGGCAAAATACGGCAAACTTAGAAATGGAAGCTGGGCTGTGCTCGTTTTCGTCTTTAGTTTGGCGATCGAGGCCGATACCGAGCTGGACAGACAGTTCTTATCCGCGGTGAAAGAAGGTGATCTTCGTAAGGTAGAGCTACTTCTGAACCAAGGCGCCACTGTGGATGCTAAGGATGATGATGGCCGCACTGCGATCATGCTCGCAGAAGGTGAGGACGTAGTTGAGTTTCTCATCAAACATGGAGCGAATATCAACGCCCAGGATGTGGATGGGAATTCCGTATTATTCTATCGTTTAATCCCTATCTTAAAAGTAAAAATTCCGGATATGGATGATCTCGCAGAGGCAAAACGACTGATCGAGTCCGGAGCATTGGTAGAGTATACGGCTCGAAAAGGGGAGGACCAAAAACCGGTTTCTCTTCTCAATATGGCGATCCGGAACCAAAGTCTTGTTCTAGTAAAATTTTTGATAGAGAACGGTGCTAACCCGAATCATGATCCGGGTGGTATCGAAGAATATCCACTTTTCCTAGCTGTGGGCGGAGCTTCTTCTCCTTCTAATTTGGCGATCTCAGAATATTTGTTAGCGAACGGTTCCAAAGCAGTGTTCACTAGTAGATTAAAGGATGTTCACACTCCTAATGGGACGTACCAGATCGGTGCAAGAAATGCATTTCATTATGCTACAGAGCCCAAACAAACTGACCTGAAAATTTTAGATGTTTTAGCTAAGGCCGGGACAAATCTAAATCATAGAGACGCAGAAGGAAAAACTCCTCTTATGGAAGCCATCCAAAGAAAAAATGTTTCTGCAGCTCAGAAATTAATACAGCTCGGATCTGATCTTACTCTTGCGGATAACCAAGGTAAGACGGTACTAGATCTGGCAAAAGAATATCATCTGGATGAAATAGAGCGGATTTTGGCCGAAAAACTTTCCTCCAAGACACAATAA